In Haloarchaeobius salinus, the sequence CGAGAGGGCGAACACGAGCGTCAGTCCCCAGTGCGGCGTGCCGAAGCGGTCGTTCGTCCGGGCCAGCGCGCTCGGGAAGAAGCCGTCGTCGGCGAGCACGACCATGTACTTCGGGGCGATGATGAACACCGCGTTGATGCTCGTCGCGATGGCGAACAGCGCGCCCCCGACGACGAAGAACGCGGAGAGGGCGGGCGGGAGCGCGACCTCGGCGGGAACCGAGAGCGTCGCACCGGCCATCGACCCCGGACCGGCCGCGCCGACGCTGCCGACGGCGACGAGCGCGGTGCCGACGTAGAGCACGAACACGAGGGGGATGCTCACTGCGAGCGACCGCGGGATGGTGACCGTCGCCGACTGCACGTCCTCGCCGAGGTCGACGATGAAGTTCGCGCCGAGGCAGACGAAGTAGAGGACGCCGGCACCCGTCAACATCCCGCCGACGCCGGTCGAGAGGAACGGCTCGAAGTTCGTGGTATCGACGGCGGGCGCGCCCACGACGACGAACACGACGAGGCTCGCGACGAGCGAGACGAACAGGAGCGCCTGCACGCCGGCGGCCACGTCGATGCCGGCGAGGTTCACGAGGTAGAAGGCGGTCAGGACGACGACGCCGATGGCGACCGGATTCACGGGTGTCAGCGAGTCGACGTAGCGCCCGAAGCTCAGCGCGTACACCGGTAGCCCGCCGCCGAACATGCTGATGGAGAGCCCCCACGCGGTGAAGAAGGCGACGACGGGCGACCAGAGCCGGCTCGGGTACCAGTAGTTCCCGCCCGTCACGGGCCGGGCGGCGGCCAGTGCGGCGGTCGGGACGAGGCTCATCGCGACGACGGTGAACGTGAACACGTACGACAGCGGGACCGCCGTCCCGGCGAGCGTGGTCGCCACGCCGGTCAGCGAGAACAGCCCCGCACCGACGATGAGCCCGACCTCGATGGCGACGGCCTGGAAGAGCCCGACGGTCGTGTCGTCGTCTGTCATCGCACCCCGCCGTCCGCGTGTCGTGGCTGTCGCAGTCTCGGTGCCGCCCCCGCGTGCATGTCCTTCTCTATCAGAGCACCGCCACAAATAGTCTCGGTGGCCGTCCGGGCTGTGACGGTTGTCTGACGCACGTCCGACGCCGCTCCCGGAGATCGGTGCAGCACGGCCACAGCGGGTGGAGAACGGTGCTGGACGGTCGGTCGATTTATTACCCCTTCGCTAACATGAGTGGGTATGGTAAAGAGCACGGTCCGATTCTCGGAGTCGACCGTCGAGGAGATCGAGTCCCTCGTCGATGAGGGCGTCTTCGAGAGCAAGTCCGAGTTCTACCGCTTCGCCTCGGAGTACATCCTGGAGCAGCTCTCGGACAGCTACGAGCCCTCGACCGTCGACTTCGAGGACATCAAGGCGGACGTGTTCCCGCAGGACCAGATCATCGAGTCCGCCGAGGACCACGAGTCCGGCCTCCCCTTCTTCGAGTCGGTCGCGACCGTGCGGCGGTTCGTCGTCCGCGGCAATCCGAGTGACGCCGAGGACTTCATCGACCACCACTACGCGACGAGTTCGCGCGATGCACTCCTGCTGGAGGAGCTGCTCGAACTGTACTGCCACCAGTACGGCGTCGACCGTCCCGGTCGGGAGTGAGAGCGGACGGCGACGCCACACGGGCGCGAGCAATCACAACTGAATTAAACCCGTACTTCCAACCGTCTCGCATATGGCTAACGAACTGGGAATCGCTATCGGGCTCTCCCTGACGGTCATCGCCGTCACGCTCCATCTCGTGCGTGGTACGTCCTGGAAGCCCAACGAGGACATCTCGCAGGACGTCCTCGAACATCGGGCGAGCACCGTCCCGGAGACCGACTTCCCCGAGCCGATGAACCGCTCCATCGGTGGCGGCGGCGCGGTCGGTGCCGTCGGCGCGGGCGACGCCGGCGCGGAGCTCGAGGAGGGCGCGGAGGAGGAGGAGTCGACGAGCCCCGCCGACATCCCGGAGGACGAGATCGAGCACTTCGACATCGAGTACACGAAGGAGGGCGAGACCATCTCCGTCGCCAACAACGAGACGCTGCTCGAGGCCGGCGAGGACGAGGGCTGGGACCTGCCCTACGCCTGCCGCGAGGGCCAGTGTGTCTCCTGTGGTGGTCACATCGCCGACGGTGACTCCCGAGATTTCGTCGAGCACGACAACCAGCAGATGCTCGACGAGCCCGAACTCGAGGACGGCTACGTGCTCACCTGCGTCGCCTACCCGCGTGGCGAGTTCACGCTCGAGACCAACGAGACGCCGTAGTCGGTCGACGCACGTTCTTCTCCGTTCGTCGCGGTGCAAACCAGTTCCGACAGTCACGGCGTAGGCGGTCACTGACCGAGTAACGCCGGACTTCTCCCTCGTATACGCTTCACTACAAAGGGCGCATTCGGCGTGTCTCCCCACGTCGATGCGTGAACCCCGCCGTCGGGTCGGACGGGTCGGAGAGGTGCCTGTAGCCCGATGAACCGCCGGGTCGTCCTTGTCGTTCTCCTCCTCGTGCTCGCTGCGCCGGCGTCGGCCGTCACGGTGGCCGACAACCCGGCTCCCGACATCGGCGACCGCTTCGAGCTGGTCGGCGTCGAGGGCTCGGTCACGGAGGCCGATGGCGGGCAGCTCACGGTCACCGTCGAGAACACCGGTGGGGCCGTCGCGGACGTGACGGCGGCGCTCTCTTCGGCCGAGGCCGACACCGGCGACCACGAGCCCCACGTCGGAACGTGGGCGGGCGGCACGGAGCACAGTTTCTCGTTCGACGTGGCGAGCGTCCCGCCCGGTGCCGGCACGTCCATCTCGCTGACGCTCACGCTGACGTACACTGCGGGCGGGACGGCGTACACGAAGACGCTCCAGCTGACCGTTGCGGTCGGTGGTGGCGGTGATGACGGTGATGGAGACGGTGGAGGAGATGGTGGCGCTGACGGCGGAGGAGACGGTGGCGGTGGTGGTGACGGCGGAGGAGACGGTGGTGATAGTGACGGCGGAGGAGACGGTGGCGACGGCGGCGCGGGCGTCGTCGACGCCACCGAGGTGTTCGAGGTCACGGACATCGAGACCGACGTGCAGGTCGGCTCGACCGGGACGCTCGCGGTGACCATCGAGAACGTCGGCGACGAGGACCTCACGGAGGCCGTCGTCTCGGCGTCGTCGCTGAACCGAGAGTTCCTGTTCGGGCGGAGCCCGAACGCCAGCCGGTTCGTCGGCGACTGGGACGAGGGCGAGGAGCGTACCGTCGAGTTCTCGGTGACGCTCGGCAACGAGTCGGTCACCGAGCCGTACCCGGTCGCGCTCTCGGTCGACTACCGGAACGAGGACGACGAACCCCGGGCCGTCCGGGGGCTCCGGATCGGCGTCCAGCCACGCAGCGAGCAGCGCTTCCGCGTGAGCGGCGTCGAGGGAGATCTCCGGGTCGGGGCCGAGGGCACGGTCGAGGGCGAGGTCGAGAACCGCGGCCCCGACGACGCCGAGGAGGCGGTCATCCGAATCCGGAGCAGCGAGGCGGCGATCCAGCCCCGTCGGACGGAGTTCGTCCTCGGCGACCTCGACGACGGCGAGGCGGAGGGCTTCGAGTTCCCCGTCGCCGTCGCGCCCGACGCCGAGCCCGGCGAGTACCAGCTCGGTTTCGTCGTGGTGTACCGCGACGAGGTGGGGAACCGGGTCGCCAGCCGCGGGCTCACGGGGACCGTCGAGGTCGACGACGAGGCGGCCGTCTTCGAGGTGACCGACGTGGAGACGAGCGTGCAGGTCGGCGAGCGCGGGACGCTCGCGGTGACCCTC encodes:
- a CDS encoding 2Fe-2S iron-sulfur cluster-binding protein, with protein sequence MANELGIAIGLSLTVIAVTLHLVRGTSWKPNEDISQDVLEHRASTVPETDFPEPMNRSIGGGGAVGAVGAGDAGAELEEGAEEEESTSPADIPEDEIEHFDIEYTKEGETISVANNETLLEAGEDEGWDLPYACREGQCVSCGGHIADGDSRDFVEHDNQQMLDEPELEDGYVLTCVAYPRGEFTLETNETP
- a CDS encoding ribbon-helix-helix domain-containing protein, giving the protein MVKSTVRFSESTVEEIESLVDEGVFESKSEFYRFASEYILEQLSDSYEPSTVDFEDIKADVFPQDQIIESAEDHESGLPFFESVATVRRFVVRGNPSDAEDFIDHHYATSSRDALLLEELLELYCHQYGVDRPGRE
- a CDS encoding APC family permease, coding for MTDDDTTVGLFQAVAIEVGLIVGAGLFSLTGVATTLAGTAVPLSYVFTFTVVAMSLVPTAALAAARPVTGGNYWYPSRLWSPVVAFFTAWGLSISMFGGGLPVYALSFGRYVDSLTPVNPVAIGVVVLTAFYLVNLAGIDVAAGVQALLFVSLVASLVVFVVVGAPAVDTTNFEPFLSTGVGGMLTGAGVLYFVCLGANFIVDLGEDVQSATVTIPRSLAVSIPLVFVLYVGTALVAVGSVGAAGPGSMAGATLSVPAEVALPPALSAFFVVGGALFAIATSINAVFIIAPKYMVVLADDGFFPSALARTNDRFGTPHWGLTLVFALSLASLVSPLPVADLGSLLGFGGIVLIVPMMVAAVRFVRRHPERYAATPIPVPARMTVGLAVAAVCANAVLLVLLASQSPLLFASWAGLTLLGGGAYLLARRRYLADRGTTLLSGFDGEF